A single region of the Nocardioides ochotonae genome encodes:
- a CDS encoding ABC transporter ATP-binding protein yields MIELRGITFSYAADTPPVLDGVDLSIEEGELVLVSGPTGVGKSTLLGIVTGLVPRFSGGVLDGDVLLDATSIVRTPPRERAHAIGYVGQDPAAGFVTDTVEEELAYGMEQLGLPGSTMRRRVEETLDLLGIADLRNRDLRTLSGGQQQRVAIGSVLTTHPRLLVLDEPTSALDPTAAEDVLATLTRLVSDLGLSVLLAEHRLERVVPFADRMCLLPGDGRLLVGEPAELLATSPVVPPIVELGRVAGWDPLPLNVRDARRAARRLDLGPGPVEAPATERRRPGLVARGVTVDHGGDPVVRDLDLELAGGTVTALMGRNGAGKSSLLWALQGSAARRSGLVRVGELDPARLSPAERRALVGLLPQTAADLLYLDTVDAECADGGAGARELLDRLVPGIPGDAHPRDLSEGQRLAVALALVLAARPGVVLLDEPTRGLDYAAKRVLATILRDLAAEGRAVLVATHDVEFVVQAADDVVVMAEGEVVSAGPVRRVVAESPAFAPQVTKVLGAPWLRVEEVAAALAAAPPGSPS; encoded by the coding sequence ATGATCGAGCTGCGCGGCATCACGTTCTCCTACGCCGCCGACACCCCACCGGTCCTCGACGGCGTCGACCTCAGCATCGAGGAGGGCGAGCTGGTGCTCGTCTCCGGCCCGACCGGCGTCGGGAAGTCCACGCTGCTGGGCATCGTCACCGGGCTGGTGCCGCGCTTCTCCGGTGGGGTGCTCGACGGCGACGTGCTGCTCGACGCCACCAGCATCGTGCGCACCCCGCCGCGCGAGCGCGCGCACGCGATCGGCTACGTCGGGCAGGACCCGGCCGCCGGGTTCGTCACCGACACCGTGGAGGAGGAGCTCGCCTACGGCATGGAGCAGCTCGGGCTCCCCGGCTCCACGATGCGCCGCCGGGTGGAGGAGACCCTCGACCTGCTCGGCATCGCCGACCTGCGCAACCGCGACCTGCGCACGCTCTCCGGTGGCCAGCAGCAGCGCGTCGCCATCGGGTCGGTGCTGACCACCCACCCGCGGCTGCTGGTGCTCGACGAGCCCACCTCCGCCCTCGACCCCACCGCCGCCGAGGACGTGCTGGCCACGCTCACCCGGCTGGTCTCCGACCTGGGCCTCTCGGTGCTGCTCGCCGAGCACCGCCTGGAGCGGGTCGTGCCGTTCGCGGACCGGATGTGCCTGCTGCCCGGTGACGGCCGGCTGCTGGTCGGCGAGCCCGCCGAGCTGCTCGCCACCTCCCCGGTGGTGCCGCCGATCGTCGAGCTGGGCCGGGTGGCCGGCTGGGACCCGCTGCCGCTCAACGTCCGCGACGCCCGTCGCGCCGCCCGCCGCCTCGACCTGGGGCCCGGCCCCGTCGAGGCGCCCGCGACCGAGCGCCGCCGGCCGGGACTGGTGGCCCGCGGGGTCACCGTCGACCACGGCGGCGACCCCGTCGTACGCGACCTGGACCTAGAGCTGGCCGGCGGCACGGTCACCGCGCTGATGGGCCGCAACGGCGCCGGCAAGTCCTCGCTGCTGTGGGCGCTCCAGGGCAGCGCGGCGCGCCGCTCGGGCTTGGTGCGGGTCGGCGAGCTCGACCCTGCCCGGCTCTCGCCGGCCGAACGCCGGGCGCTGGTCGGCCTGCTGCCGCAGACCGCTGCGGACCTGCTCTACCTCGACACCGTCGACGCGGAGTGCGCCGACGGCGGCGCTGGCGCCCGCGAGCTGCTGGACCGGCTGGTGCCGGGCATCCCCGGTGACGCGCACCCGCGCGACCTCTCCGAGGGCCAGCGGCTCGCCGTGGCGCTGGCGCTGGTGCTCGCCGCTCGGCCCGGGGTGGTGCTCCTCGACGAGCCGACCCGCGGCCTGGACTACGCCGCCAAGCGGGTCCTCGCCACCATCCTGCGCGACCTCGCCGCGGAGGGCCGCGCGGTCCTGGTCGCGACCCACGACGTGGAGTTCGTCGTGCAGGCCGCCGACGACGTGGTCGTGATGGCGGAGGGCGAGGTCGTCTCCGCCGGACCGGTACGCCGCGTGGTGGCGGAGTCACCCGCGTTCGCGCCCCAGGTGACCAAGGTGCTCGGCGCCCCCTGGCTGCGCGTCGAGGAGGTCGCGGCCGCGCTGGCGGCCGCGCCGCCGGGGAGCCCGTCATGA
- a CDS encoding ECF transporter S component: protein MSGARRGGLAPERARGGHAARAAAVPLSMRSVAVLAAGSLAGLVMLCWPLLVQVQPGDRVDPPFLFLVLLPVVVAVVLAEVSEGGLDPRVLAVLGVLCAVNALLRGISAGVAGIELVFFLLILAGRVFGPGFGFALGALSLLASALMTAGVGPWLPYQMLVAAWVGMGAGLLPRRVRGRGEIAMLVVYGVLACYLYGLLLNLSGWPFLLGVQVPGHEGSLAYVAGAPVLENLQTFLVYTVLTSTGSFDTGRAITTSIALVVLGPAVLSTLRRAARRATVTGEVRAPD from the coding sequence ATGAGCGGGGCGCGCCGCGGCGGGCTCGCGCCGGAGCGTGCCCGGGGCGGACACGCCGCCCGGGCGGCCGCCGTACCGCTCAGCATGCGGTCGGTGGCGGTGCTGGCGGCCGGCTCTCTCGCGGGGCTGGTGATGCTGTGCTGGCCGCTGCTGGTGCAGGTGCAGCCCGGGGACCGGGTGGATCCGCCGTTCCTGTTCCTGGTGCTGCTGCCGGTGGTGGTGGCGGTGGTGCTCGCCGAGGTCAGCGAGGGCGGGCTCGATCCACGGGTGCTGGCCGTCCTGGGCGTGCTGTGCGCGGTCAACGCGCTGCTGCGTGGCATCTCGGCCGGGGTGGCCGGCATCGAGCTGGTGTTCTTCCTGCTGATCCTGGCCGGGCGCGTCTTCGGGCCCGGGTTCGGCTTCGCGCTGGGCGCGCTGTCGCTGCTCGCCTCGGCGCTGATGACCGCGGGCGTCGGGCCGTGGCTGCCCTACCAGATGCTGGTCGCGGCCTGGGTCGGCATGGGCGCGGGGCTGCTGCCGCGCCGGGTGCGCGGACGTGGCGAGATCGCGATGCTGGTGGTCTACGGGGTCCTCGCCTGTTACCTCTACGGCTTGCTGCTCAACCTCTCCGGCTGGCCGTTCCTGCTGGGTGTGCAGGTGCCCGGCCACGAGGGGTCGTTGGCCTACGTGGCGGGCGCGCCGGTGCTGGAGAACCTCCAGACCTTCCTCGTCTACACCGTGCTGACCTCCACGGGGAGCTTCGACACCGGCCGGGCGATCACCACCTCGATCGCGCTGGTGGTGCTGGGGCCGGCGGTGCTGAGCACCCTGCGCCGCGCCGCGCGCCGCGCGACGGTGACCGGCGAGGTCCGCGCCCCGGACTGA
- a CDS encoding PQQ-dependent sugar dehydrogenase → MAARRGSPALGAIGALLVPLALAGCGQGGNEVEYDVSPSPSAAVSEGGAASQSPSAATGSPGSAGSAGSEEATASAHPRVVGTVATGLEAPWGLAFLPDGDALVTERDSGRVLRISGPRHRVTEVGTVEEVAPQGESGLLGVAVSPDFTEDSRVFLYVTTAEDNRIVRATLRGDTLGDLEPILTGIPSDFIHDGGRILFGPDGFLYVSTGDANEAARAQDRDSLGGKILRITPDGEPAPGNPFGSPVWSWGHRNVQGLAFVGDQLWASEFGANEFDELNRIEAGANYGWPEVEGTGGAPEFVDPQATWATSEASPSGLAYAAGHLWMAALRGERLWRIPVEGERAGEPRSFLVGRYGRMRTIAVAPDGMLWLTTSNRDGRGTPTDGDDRILLVRP, encoded by the coding sequence GTGGCCGCACGTCGCGGCTCCCCGGCGCTCGGCGCGATCGGCGCGCTGCTGGTGCCGCTGGCCCTGGCCGGCTGCGGGCAGGGCGGCAACGAGGTCGAGTACGACGTCAGCCCGTCGCCGTCCGCCGCCGTCAGCGAGGGCGGGGCCGCCTCGCAGAGCCCCTCCGCCGCCACCGGCTCCCCCGGATCGGCCGGATCGGCCGGCTCAGAGGAGGCGACCGCCTCGGCACACCCGCGCGTGGTGGGCACCGTCGCGACCGGGCTCGAGGCGCCCTGGGGACTGGCGTTCCTGCCCGACGGCGACGCGCTGGTCACCGAGCGCGACTCCGGTCGGGTGCTGCGCATCAGCGGCCCGCGGCACCGGGTCACCGAGGTCGGCACCGTCGAGGAGGTCGCTCCCCAGGGCGAGTCCGGGCTGCTCGGGGTGGCGGTCTCCCCCGACTTCACCGAGGACTCCCGGGTCTTCCTCTACGTCACGACCGCCGAGGACAACCGGATCGTGCGCGCGACCCTGCGCGGGGACACCCTGGGCGACCTCGAACCGATCCTCACCGGGATCCCCAGCGACTTCATCCACGACGGCGGCCGGATCCTCTTCGGCCCCGACGGCTTCCTCTACGTCTCCACCGGCGATGCCAACGAGGCCGCGCGGGCCCAGGACCGCGACAGCCTGGGCGGCAAGATCCTGCGGATCACCCCCGACGGCGAGCCCGCGCCGGGGAACCCGTTCGGCTCCCCGGTGTGGTCCTGGGGCCACCGCAACGTGCAGGGCCTGGCCTTCGTCGGGGACCAGCTGTGGGCCTCGGAGTTCGGGGCCAACGAGTTCGACGAGCTGAACCGCATCGAGGCCGGCGCCAACTACGGCTGGCCGGAGGTCGAGGGCACCGGCGGCGCGCCGGAGTTCGTGGACCCCCAGGCCACCTGGGCGACGTCCGAGGCATCCCCCTCGGGGCTGGCCTACGCCGCCGGCCACCTGTGGATGGCGGCGCTGCGCGGCGAGCGGCTCTGGCGGATCCCCGTCGAGGGCGAGCGTGCCGGGGAGCCGCGCTCCTTCCTCGTCGGCCGCTACGGCCGGATGCGCACCATCGCCGTGGCCCCGGACGGGATGCTGTGGCTGACCACCAGCAACCGCGACGGCCGCGGCACCCCGACCGACGGCGACGACCGGATCCTGCTGGTGCGCCCCTGA
- a CDS encoding alpha/beta fold hydrolase produces the protein MTPSADPVEPTADPTRRPRPAVVFTDVLSDDGTRLRAWSNDPDDERGAPTVLLCNGLGTNAFAWPALLDPDCGVRVISWNHRGIGGSARPLDPERVDIGAFVEDALSVMDHYGVDRAVTVGWSIGVNTMFELAVRHPERVAGLFAVAGVPGDTFATMLGPLRLPRAAARAATVGFSHAVRLSGRVLSPIARRLPIGPRTVGVLSHSGFMLPVADVDLTAAAIREFLQVPLDWYFHVALRTSEHPRVRLSQVQVPAVFVAGRWDLMAGARHMAQAAERVGDGTYVELPGTHFVQMEQPEQVHALLLDFLRRVG, from the coding sequence ATGACCCCGTCTGCCGATCCCGTCGAGCCGACCGCGGACCCCACCCGCCGGCCGCGGCCCGCCGTGGTGTTCACCGACGTCCTGTCCGACGACGGCACCCGGCTCCGGGCCTGGAGCAACGACCCCGACGACGAGCGCGGCGCACCGACGGTGCTGCTGTGCAACGGCCTCGGCACCAACGCCTTCGCCTGGCCGGCGCTGCTGGACCCCGACTGCGGCGTCCGCGTGATCTCCTGGAACCACCGCGGCATCGGCGGCTCGGCGCGCCCGCTGGACCCCGAGCGGGTCGACATCGGCGCCTTCGTCGAGGACGCCCTGTCGGTGATGGACCACTACGGCGTCGACCGCGCGGTCACCGTCGGCTGGTCGATCGGCGTGAACACGATGTTCGAGCTCGCGGTGCGCCACCCCGAGCGGGTCGCCGGGCTGTTCGCGGTGGCCGGGGTCCCCGGCGACACCTTCGCGACCATGCTCGGCCCGCTGCGGCTGCCGCGCGCCGCGGCCCGCGCGGCGACGGTCGGCTTCTCCCACGCGGTGCGGCTCTCCGGACGGGTGCTGAGCCCGATCGCCCGGCGCCTTCCGATCGGGCCCCGCACGGTCGGCGTGCTGTCGCACAGCGGCTTCATGCTCCCGGTGGCCGACGTCGACCTGACCGCCGCCGCGATCCGCGAGTTCCTCCAGGTGCCGCTGGACTGGTACTTCCACGTCGCGCTGCGCACCTCCGAGCACCCGCGCGTGCGGCTCAGCCAGGTGCAGGTGCCGGCGGTCTTCGTGGCCGGCAGGTGGGACCTGATGGCCGGCGCCCGGCACATGGCCCAGGCCGCGGAGCGCGTCGGCGACGGGACGTACGTCGAGCTGCCCGGCACCCACTTCGTCCAGATGGAGCAGCCCGAGCAGGTCCACGCGCTGCTCCTGGACTTCCTGCGCAGGGTCGGCTGA
- a CDS encoding EamA family transporter translates to MIASKSSPWRVSPVGLVLLGIVSVQLGAGVAKTIFDEVDPTTVVWLRLCTSALVMIAIARPTLRGRDRHDWAIVLAFGATLGLMNWAFYQSFQRIPLGIAVTIEFVGPLLIAVLGSRRRRDLAWVGLAGVGVLLLGFERADLDPVGVAFALLAGACWGAYILISAETGRRWPGLDGLAVASVVAAALIAPLALGRHADDLADPRVLLIGAAVGLLSSVIPYTCELIALRSIRPGVFGILMSVEPATAALVGMLVLTEFLSPVQWLAVACVVTASVGATRSGRAPAEPLPD, encoded by the coding sequence GTGATCGCCTCGAAGTCATCGCCGTGGAGGGTCTCCCCGGTGGGACTGGTCCTGCTGGGGATCGTCTCGGTGCAGCTCGGCGCCGGGGTCGCCAAGACGATCTTCGACGAGGTCGACCCAACCACGGTCGTGTGGCTGCGCCTGTGCACCAGCGCGCTGGTGATGATCGCCATCGCCCGCCCGACGCTGCGCGGGCGCGACCGCCACGACTGGGCGATCGTGCTGGCCTTCGGCGCCACCCTCGGGCTGATGAACTGGGCGTTCTACCAGTCCTTCCAGCGCATCCCGCTGGGCATCGCAGTGACCATCGAGTTCGTGGGGCCGCTGCTGATCGCGGTCCTCGGCTCCCGGCGCAGGCGCGACCTGGCCTGGGTGGGGCTGGCCGGCGTCGGGGTGCTGCTGCTCGGCTTCGAGCGCGCGGACCTGGACCCGGTCGGCGTGGCCTTCGCGCTGCTCGCCGGCGCGTGCTGGGGCGCCTACATCCTGATCAGCGCGGAGACCGGACGGCGCTGGCCGGGCCTGGACGGTCTCGCCGTCGCCAGCGTCGTGGCGGCGGCGCTCATCGCCCCGCTCGCGCTGGGCCGGCACGCCGACGACCTCGCCGACCCCCGGGTGCTCCTGATCGGCGCGGCGGTGGGACTGCTGAGCTCGGTGATCCCCTACACCTGCGAGCTGATCGCGCTGCGCTCGATCCGGCCGGGGGTCTTCGGCATCCTGATGAGCGTCGAGCCCGCCACCGCCGCGCTGGTCGGGATGCTGGTGCTGACCGAGTTCCTCTCCCCCGTGCAGTGGCTGGCCGTGGCCTGCGTCGTGACCGCGAGCGTCGGCGCCACCCGCTCCGGGCGCGCACCCGCAGAGCCGCTGCCGGACTGA
- a CDS encoding WD40/YVTN/BNR-like repeat-containing protein, giving the protein MATVLMVGTRKGLWIGRSDDDRREWDFTGPHFDMEEVYSCLIDTRGERPRLLAGASSSWLGPQVRRSDDLGATWQETPGSVRFPEAHDASVERIWQLVPGTEAGVVWAGTEPGAVWRSADAGETFALVEGLWNHPHRTQWDAGYGGQAFHTVLPHPTDPGSVTAAISTGGVYQSADGGTTWAPRNTGIKAEFMPGEVQYPEFGQCVHKVARHPSRPERMFLQNHGGVYRSEDHGASWHSIADGLPSDFGFPVVVHPHDPDTVYVFPLGQAWARYPVDARPLVWRSHDAGDSWEPLGKGLPEQLWVGVMRDAMCTDAHPSAGVYVGARNGAVWASADSGESWQQVVANLPDVMCVRAAAV; this is encoded by the coding sequence ATGGCGACGGTGCTGATGGTGGGGACCCGCAAGGGGCTGTGGATCGGGCGCTCGGACGACGATCGCCGCGAGTGGGACTTCACCGGTCCGCACTTCGACATGGAGGAGGTCTACTCCTGCCTCATCGACACCCGCGGCGAGCGCCCCCGGCTGCTCGCCGGTGCCTCGTCGAGCTGGCTGGGACCCCAGGTACGGCGCTCCGACGACCTCGGCGCGACCTGGCAGGAGACACCCGGGTCGGTGCGCTTCCCGGAGGCCCACGACGCCTCGGTCGAGCGGATCTGGCAGCTCGTGCCCGGCACCGAGGCCGGGGTGGTCTGGGCCGGCACCGAGCCGGGGGCGGTCTGGCGCTCGGCGGACGCCGGCGAGACCTTCGCCCTCGTGGAGGGGCTGTGGAACCACCCGCACCGCACCCAGTGGGACGCCGGGTACGGCGGCCAGGCCTTCCACACCGTGCTGCCGCACCCCACCGACCCCGGCTCGGTGACCGCGGCGATCTCGACCGGCGGGGTCTACCAGTCCGCCGACGGCGGCACCACGTGGGCGCCCCGCAACACCGGCATCAAGGCGGAGTTCATGCCGGGCGAGGTGCAGTACCCCGAGTTCGGCCAGTGCGTCCACAAGGTCGCGCGGCACCCCTCGCGGCCGGAGCGGATGTTCCTGCAGAACCACGGCGGGGTCTACCGCTCCGAGGACCACGGCGCGAGCTGGCACTCGATCGCCGACGGACTGCCCAGCGACTTCGGCTTCCCCGTGGTCGTGCACCCTCACGATCCGGACACCGTCTACGTCTTCCCGCTCGGCCAGGCCTGGGCGCGCTACCCCGTCGACGCGCGCCCGCTGGTGTGGCGCTCTCACGACGCGGGGGACAGCTGGGAGCCGCTGGGCAAGGGCCTGCCCGAGCAGCTGTGGGTCGGGGTGATGCGCGACGCGATGTGCACCGACGCCCACCCCTCCGCCGGCGTGTACGTCGGGGCGCGCAACGGCGCGGTCTGGGCCTCGGCCGACTCGGGGGAGAGCTGGCAGCAGGTGGTCGCCAACCTGCCCGACGTCATGTGCGTGCGAGCGGCCGCGGTCTGA
- the ilvD gene encoding dihydroxy-acid dehydratase, with amino-acid sequence MTEHDMKPRSRDVTDGLERAAARGMLRAVGMGDDDFAKPQIGVASSWNEITPCNLSLDRLAKAVKNGVHAAGGFPLEFGTISVSDGISMGHEGMHFSLVSREVIADSVEVVMSAERLDGSVLLAGCDKSLPGMLMAAARLDLSSVFLYAGSTMPGQVDGKDVTIIDAFEAVGACLAGKISREEVDRVERAICPGEGACGGMYTANTMASVAEAIGMSLPGSAAPPAVDRRRDGFAHRSGEAVVNLLKHGITARQIMTKEAFENAITVVMALGGSTNAVLHLLAIAREAEVDLTIDDFNRIGEKVPHLADLKPFGRFVMTDVDRIGGIPVVMKALLDAGLMHGDCLTVTGKTMAENLAELAPRALDGDVIRTLDKPIHATGGITVLKGSLAPEGAVVKSAGFDDTVFEGTARVFDGEQAAMDALAAGQIKARDVVVIRYEGPKGGPGMREMLAITGAIKGAGLGKDVLLVTDGRFSGGTTGLCVGHIAPEAVDGGPIAFVRDGDPITLDVVNRTLEVRIDDEELARRQDGWEPRAPKYTRGVLGKYARTVQSAAHGAVTS; translated from the coding sequence ATGACCGAGCACGACATGAAGCCCCGTTCCCGCGACGTCACGGACGGCCTCGAGCGTGCCGCCGCGCGCGGGATGCTGCGTGCCGTGGGCATGGGCGACGACGACTTCGCCAAGCCCCAGATCGGTGTCGCGTCGAGCTGGAACGAGATCACCCCCTGCAACCTGTCCCTCGACCGGCTGGCCAAGGCGGTCAAGAACGGCGTGCACGCGGCCGGCGGGTTCCCGCTCGAGTTCGGCACCATCTCGGTCTCCGACGGCATCTCCATGGGCCACGAGGGCATGCACTTCTCGCTGGTCTCCCGCGAGGTCATCGCCGACTCGGTCGAGGTCGTGATGAGCGCCGAGCGGCTCGACGGCTCGGTGCTGCTCGCCGGCTGCGACAAGTCGCTGCCCGGCATGCTGATGGCCGCCGCCCGCCTCGACCTGTCCAGCGTCTTCCTCTACGCCGGCTCCACGATGCCCGGCCAGGTGGACGGCAAGGACGTCACGATCATCGACGCCTTCGAGGCCGTCGGCGCCTGCCTGGCGGGCAAGATCAGCCGCGAGGAGGTGGACCGCGTCGAGCGGGCGATCTGCCCCGGCGAGGGCGCCTGCGGTGGCATGTACACCGCCAACACCATGGCCTCCGTCGCCGAGGCGATCGGCATGTCGCTGCCCGGCTCTGCCGCCCCGCCGGCCGTCGACCGTCGTCGTGACGGGTTCGCCCACCGCTCTGGCGAGGCGGTGGTCAACCTGCTCAAGCACGGCATCACCGCGCGCCAGATCATGACCAAGGAGGCGTTCGAGAACGCCATCACCGTGGTGATGGCGCTCGGCGGCTCGACCAACGCGGTCCTGCACCTGCTGGCGATCGCCCGCGAGGCCGAGGTCGACCTCACCATCGACGACTTCAACCGGATCGGCGAGAAGGTCCCGCACCTGGCCGACCTCAAGCCGTTCGGCCGCTTCGTGATGACCGACGTGGACCGCATCGGCGGCATCCCGGTGGTCATGAAGGCGCTGCTGGACGCCGGCCTCATGCACGGCGACTGCCTCACCGTCACCGGCAAGACGATGGCCGAGAACCTCGCCGAGCTGGCCCCGCGCGCGCTCGACGGCGACGTCATCCGCACCCTCGACAAGCCGATCCACGCCACCGGCGGGATCACCGTCCTCAAGGGCTCGCTGGCGCCCGAGGGCGCCGTGGTCAAGAGCGCCGGCTTCGACGACACCGTCTTCGAGGGCACCGCCCGCGTCTTCGACGGCGAGCAGGCCGCGATGGACGCGCTGGCCGCCGGCCAGATCAAGGCCCGCGACGTGGTCGTCATCCGCTACGAGGGCCCCAAGGGCGGGCCCGGCATGCGCGAGATGCTCGCGATCACCGGTGCCATCAAGGGCGCCGGCCTCGGCAAGGACGTGCTCCTCGTGACCGACGGTCGCTTCTCCGGCGGCACCACCGGCCTGTGCGTGGGCCACATCGCCCCCGAGGCCGTCGACGGCGGACCGATCGCGTTCGTGCGCGACGGCGATCCGATCACCCTCGACGTCGTGAACCGCACCCTCGAGGTGCGCATCGACGACGAGGAGCTCGCGCGCCGCCAGGACGGCTGGGAGCCCCGCGCCCCGAAGTACACCCGCGGGGTGCTCGGCAAGTACGCCCGCACGGTGCAGTCCGCCGCGCACGGCGCCGTCACCAGCTGA
- a CDS encoding FUSC family protein: MTARRWLPGAGLLGHRDRLGRVGRDIVEVRPHGDAHFVALRAAVSTSVPLVVLGLAGRLDLSMYAAFGAFTALYGRNHVHVPRLRMQLRLGALLTLVVGAGVLVGVSPHRAWLAVPLAALLASGCTLLSERQDWHPPGALFPVFAFTACASLASRPRDVVVALAVAGASAAFAVVVGNVGAFWRRRHVPRRERSGPRPPTHRPVQVRRFPRSGVAVLLAGALATGVGIGHPYWAMVSAVVPLVARDFSAQLVRGTQRVIGTFLGLAVTGVLLALDPSAWVVIALIVALQTGAELLIGRNYALALTCVTPLALLALHLASGGSDPWELVVDRGVETVIGVVIGLGVGFLARPSAREIIGRRGLPG; this comes from the coding sequence GTGACCGCGCGCAGGTGGCTCCCGGGCGCCGGCCTCCTCGGCCACCGGGACCGGCTCGGCCGGGTGGGGCGCGACATCGTCGAGGTCCGCCCGCACGGCGACGCGCACTTCGTCGCGCTGCGCGCGGCGGTCTCCACCTCGGTCCCGCTCGTCGTCCTCGGCCTCGCCGGGCGCCTCGACCTGAGCATGTACGCCGCGTTCGGCGCCTTCACCGCGCTCTACGGGCGCAACCACGTGCACGTGCCGCGGCTGCGGATGCAGCTGCGGCTCGGCGCGCTGCTGACCCTGGTGGTCGGGGCCGGCGTGCTGGTCGGGGTCTCCCCGCACCGGGCCTGGCTCGCGGTACCGCTGGCCGCCCTGCTCGCCTCGGGCTGCACGCTGCTCTCCGAGCGCCAGGACTGGCACCCGCCCGGCGCGCTGTTCCCGGTCTTCGCCTTCACCGCCTGCGCCTCCCTGGCGAGCCGGCCGCGCGACGTCGTGGTGGCGCTCGCGGTGGCCGGCGCCAGCGCGGCGTTCGCGGTCGTCGTCGGCAACGTCGGGGCGTTCTGGCGCCGCCGTCACGTCCCGCGCCGGGAGCGCTCGGGGCCACGGCCGCCGACCCACCGCCCGGTGCAGGTGCGGCGGTTCCCGCGCAGCGGCGTGGCCGTCCTCCTCGCCGGCGCGCTGGCCACCGGGGTCGGCATCGGGCATCCCTACTGGGCGATGGTCTCGGCGGTGGTGCCGCTGGTCGCGCGCGACTTCTCCGCCCAGCTGGTGCGCGGCACCCAGCGGGTGATCGGCACCTTCCTCGGCCTGGCGGTCACCGGCGTGCTGCTGGCGCTGGACCCCTCCGCCTGGGTGGTGATCGCGCTGATCGTCGCCCTCCAGACCGGTGCCGAGCTGCTGATCGGGCGCAACTACGCCCTCGCGCTCACCTGCGTGACGCCGCTGGCGCTGCTGGCGCTGCACCTCGCGAGCGGCGGGAGCGACCCGTGGGAGCTGGTCGTCGACCGCGGGGTCGAGACGGTCATCGGCGTCGTCATCGGCCTGGGCGTCGGCTTCCTCGCCCGGCCCAGCGCGCGGGAGATCATCGGGCGCCGCGGCCTCCCCGGCTGA
- a CDS encoding kynureninase, whose translation MTPVTPATPGPATLDAADPLAAYRDRFVGAESPLVYFDGNSLGRPLRVTGPRLARFVDQEWGGRLIRGWDEDWLALPERVGDDLGRVCLGAAPGQTVVGDSTTVLLYKLVRAAVALRPGRTEIVLDRDNFPTDRYVAQGVAAECGLTLRWIETDPAGGVEADQLAEVVGERTALVLLSHVAYRSAWLADAPRLTRIAHDAGALVLWDLCHSAGVVPVELDAWDVDLAVGCSYKYLNAGPGAPAWAYVARRLLEDTERPFVQPVQGWIGAADSFAMGPDYQPAPGIRRVLSGTPPVLGMLPLRDMLEVLAEAGIEAVRAKSVALTSYAAELGEELLGDLGVRLASPREVERRGGHVTLDHPQMREVTARLWQRDVLPDFREPHGLRLGLSPLSTSFAEVASGIEAVRHELVDLRR comes from the coding sequence GTGACCCCCGTGACTCCCGCGACCCCCGGGCCCGCCACCCTGGACGCCGCCGACCCGCTCGCGGCGTACCGTGACCGCTTCGTCGGCGCCGAGAGCCCGCTCGTCTACTTCGACGGCAACTCCCTGGGCCGCCCGCTGCGGGTCACCGGGCCACGGCTGGCGCGCTTCGTGGACCAGGAGTGGGGCGGGCGGCTGATCCGCGGCTGGGACGAGGACTGGCTCGCGCTGCCCGAGCGCGTCGGCGACGACCTGGGTCGCGTCTGCCTCGGCGCGGCACCCGGCCAGACGGTGGTGGGGGACTCCACGACCGTGCTGCTCTACAAGCTGGTGCGGGCCGCGGTGGCGCTGCGCCCCGGGCGCACCGAGATCGTGCTGGACCGCGACAACTTCCCGACCGACCGGTACGTCGCCCAGGGCGTCGCCGCGGAGTGCGGGCTGACGCTGCGCTGGATCGAGACCGACCCGGCGGGCGGCGTCGAGGCCGACCAGCTCGCCGAGGTGGTGGGGGAGCGCACCGCGCTGGTGCTGCTCAGCCACGTCGCCTACCGCTCGGCCTGGCTCGCCGACGCCCCGCGGCTGACCCGGATCGCCCACGACGCGGGCGCCCTGGTGCTGTGGGACCTGTGCCACTCCGCCGGTGTGGTCCCGGTCGAGCTCGACGCCTGGGACGTCGACCTGGCCGTCGGCTGCTCCTACAAGTACCTCAACGCCGGGCCGGGCGCGCCGGCGTGGGCCTACGTCGCGCGCCGGCTCCTGGAGGACACCGAGCGCCCCTTCGTCCAGCCGGTGCAGGGCTGGATCGGGGCGGCCGACTCCTTCGCGATGGGTCCTGACTACCAGCCCGCGCCCGGGATCCGCCGCGTGCTGTCCGGTACGCCGCCGGTGCTCGGGATGCTCCCGCTGCGCGACATGCTCGAGGTCCTGGCGGAGGCCGGGATCGAGGCCGTGCGCGCCAAGTCGGTCGCGCTCACGTCGTACGCCGCGGAGCTGGGCGAGGAGCTGCTCGGCGACCTCGGGGTGCGGCTCGCCTCCCCGCGCGAGGTGGAGCGGCGCGGCGGCCACGTCACGCTGGACCACCCGCAGATGCGCGAGGTCACCGCCCGCCTGTGGCAGCGCGACGTGCTGCCGGACTTCCGCGAGCCGCACGGGCTGCGGCTGGGCCTCTCGCCGCTCTCGACGTCGTTCGCCGAGGTGGCGAGCGGCATCGAGGCCGTTCGCCACGAGCTCGTGGACCTGCGACGCTGA